In the genome of Pristis pectinata isolate sPriPec2 chromosome 10, sPriPec2.1.pri, whole genome shotgun sequence, one region contains:
- the slc66a3 gene encoding solute carrier family 66 member 3 isoform X2, translating into MELESVLLLANSTTLIVCMVLKFPQIVTVIAAKNAWGVSVRSLVLELIGFLVFLTYQTYYEYPLATYLEYPILIAQDVILLMCVLFYNGNIGTALPYAILYPFNFVLLRGSLFST; encoded by the exons ATGGAGTTGGAGTCCGTGCTATTGCTGGCCAACTCCACCACTTTGATAGTGTGCATGGTGCTGAAGTTCCCGCAAATTGTTACAGTCATTGCCGCAAAAAATGCCTGGGGAGTCAGCGTCCGGAGTCTGGTGCTGGAACTGATCGG gtttctagtGTTCCTGACTTATCAGACTTACTATGAATACCCACTGGCAACATACTTGGAGTATCCAATCTTAATTGCACAAG ATGTTATTCTGTTGATGTGTGTTCTCTTTTACAATGGAAACATTGGGACAGCCTTACCCTATGCAATACTGTATCCTTTCAATTTTGTTCTACTCAGGGGATCCTTAT TTTCtacctaa